The Lactuca sativa cultivar Salinas chromosome 2, Lsat_Salinas_v11, whole genome shotgun sequence genome includes a window with the following:
- the LOC111899778 gene encoding membrin-11, with amino-acid sequence MAGEGGGALSELYQRSKRLLLKTRDDLERVERLEFSSSAGAIGSSELSVAVRRDISQIQALCSEMDGLWRSVASKPQRDLWKRKVEQVAEEADSLRESLDRYMQRQQRRMQEAQERTELLGRANGESSHVLRIFDEEAQAMQSARNSSRMLEEASATGAAILAKYSEQRERLKGAQRKALDVLNTLGLSNSVLRIIERRNRVDQWIKYAGMILTFVIVIAFLRWVR; translated from the exons ATGGCGGGGGAAGGAGGAGGGGCTCTCTCGGAGCTGTATCAGAGATCGAAGCGGTTGCTGCTGAAAACTAGAGATGATTTGGAGAGAGTTGAGCGGCTCGAGTTTTCGTCATCGGCCGGTGCCATCGGCTCATCGGAACTATCAGTTGCCGTTAGGAGGGATATTTCTCAAATCCAAGCCCTTTGTTCTGAGATGGATGGACTCTGGCGATCCGTTGCATCAAAGCCCCAACGAGATCTCTGGAAGAG GAAAGTGGAGCAAGTAGCTGAAGAGGCCGATTCTTTGAGAGAAAGCTTAGATAGGTACATGCAGCGGCAGCAGAGAAGGATGCAAGAAGCACAAGAGAGAACAGAATTGCTTGGAAGAGCT AATGGAGAATCATCTCATGTTTTGAGAATCTTTGATGAGGAAGCACAAGCAATGCAGTCTGCACGAAACTCTTCTCGAATGTTGGAAGAAGCATCAGCAACTGGAGCTGCCATTCTTGCTAAATACTCTGAACAAAGGGAGCGCTTAAAG GGAGCTCAAAGGAAAGCATTGGATGTGCTCAACACACTGGGGTTATCGAATTCTGTATTGAGGATTATTGAGAGGCGGAATCGAGTTGATCAGTGGATTAAATATGCAGGCATGATTCTTACATTTGTGATAGTAATTGCTTTCTTGAGGTGGGTTAGGTGA
- the LOC111899779 gene encoding protein RRP6-like 2 translates to MDPSLTEEAQTQKSSTKAEALKQFSSSMKPPSFSSSISKLSGSSRAIPCNKDFHFYFNFEEFKNPIQEMAKHSQSILETIGSSAEQLWGKKQMKFPNGDLDDDDEAYDWLVNFNDEMFERFDSSIDEFKKIRNKEEETGVRVTNLVDDDGFQLVQGRKKKAFDKDSLVNNSNSSRSADNNLGNASSVKVVSRDSNAMGTPKAKVSFHIPSIRRPQDEYKILVNNANQPFEHVWLQRSEDGSKLIHPLENLSVMDFIDKTVSDVEPVKPPPVESTSFKIIQEVKDLKQLAATLREVDEFAVDLEHNQYRSFQGLTCLMQISTRTEDFIVDTLKLRVHIGPYLREVFKDPTKRKVLHGADRDIVWLQRDFGIYICNMFDTGQASKVLKLERNSLEFLLRHFCDVAANKEYQNADWRLRPLTDEMLRYAREDTHYLLYIYDLMKRRLLSSSTDPDCPEALLVEVYQRSYDICMQLYQKELLTENSYLNIYGLHAADLNGQQLAIVAGLCEWRDVIARAEDESTGFILPNKSLIEIAKQMPVTPSKLRHVMKSKHPYIERNLGSVVSIIRHSMQNAAAFEPVAKKLKEEYIEIMAARNARNADAQEAAEAAVNENVSNAAEGDTFEKEVGNFIAGVNQNNKLDGSSGSRVSIEVQKKPSRAFGSMFGKRKLNAESKATEEIKVEQIKSSVSLPFHSFTEKPESSRPVVQETSNVEKLPDVSPATTTSKPENDIILLESDSNGEEEPAGAPESTAANDQSGEGKTEDEDKVILLDSDSGSDERNHGDEGNVSLSDLSSSFQKLNQGGEDSSGLVKVTPFDYEAARKEVGFGEGGSGRAEGEDGKKGKREKKKSGGGRKEAAGERSGDFQLGRRRQAFPATGNRSSTFR, encoded by the exons ATGGATCCCTCTCTCACCGAAGAAGCCCAAACCCAAAAATCCTCAACAAAAGCTGAAGCATTGAAACAGTTTTCTTCTTCTATGAAACCCCCTTCTTTCTCCTCTTCAATATCAAAGCTATCCGGGTCTTCAAGAGCCATCCCATGCAATAAAGATTTTCACTTCTACTTCAACTTCGAAGAATTCAAGAACCCAATTCAGGAGATGGCCAAACATTCCCAATCGATTCTTGAAACAATTGGGTCATCAGCCGAGCAATTATGGGGCAAAAAGCAGATGAAGTTTCCTAATGGTGATCTTGATGATGACGACGAGGCCTATGACTGGTTAGTTAATTTTAACGACGAGATGTTTGAAAGGTTTGATTCGTCTATTGACGAGTTTAAAAAGATCAGAAACAAAGAAGAGGAAACAGGTGTTAGGGTTACGAATTTAGTTGATGATGATGGGTTTCAGTTGGTTCAAGGCAGAAAAAAGAAAGCGTTCGATAAAGATTCATTGGTTAATAATAGTAATTCAAGTAGAAGTGCTGATAATAATCTGGGCAATGCATCGTCTGTGAAGGTTGTTTCAAGGGACAGTAATGCAATGGGGACACCAAAGGCGAAAGTTTCATTTCATATACCTTCCATAAGGAGGCCACAAGATGAGTATAAAATACTGGTCAATAATGCCAACCAGCCATTTGAACATGTTTGGTTGCAGAGAAGTGAGGATGGATCCAAATTGATACACCCACTG GAGAACCTTTCTGTCATGGATTTCATTGACAAAACAGTAAGCGATGTAGAGCCTGTAAAACCACCTCCAGTTGAAAGCACATCGTTCAAGATCATACAAGAAGTAAAAGATTTGAAGCAACTAGCTGCTACACTGCGTGAAGTTGATGAATTTGCG GTTGATTTGGAACACAACCAATATCGATCTTTTCAAGGGTTGACATGTTTGATGCAAATATCTACTAGAACAGAAGATTTTATTGTGGATACGTTGAAACTAAGGGTTCACATTGGTCCATATCTCCGAGAGGTTTTCAAAGATCCTACCAAAAGAAAG GTTTTGCATGGAGCTGATCGTGATATTGTATGGCTGCAACGTGATTTTGGCATATACATTTGCAATATGTTTGATACTGGACAG gCCTCAAAAGTGTTAAAATTGGAGAGAAATTCTCTGGAGTTTCTTTTGCGACACTTCTGTGATGTTGCTGCAAATAAAGA ATACCAAAATGCAGACTGGCGATTACGTCCACTGACTGATGAAATGCTAAG ATATGCTAGAGAAGACACACATTATCTTCTGTATATTTATGATCTTATGAAACGAAGGCTGCTTTCATCATCAACAGATCCAGATTGCCCTGAAGCACTTCTGGTAGAG GTATACCAACGGAGTTATGATATATGCATGCAGCTCTATCAGAAAGAGCTTCTGACTGAGAACTCATATCTAAACATATACGG GTTGCATGCTGCTGATCTCAATGGTCAGCAACTTGCCATTGTTGCA GGACTTTGTGAGTGGAGAGATGTTATTGCTCGTGCAGAAGATGAAAGCACTGGTTTTATATTGCCAAATAAATCACTCATTGAGATTG caAAACAAATGCCAGTGACACCTAGTAAATTGCGACATGTAATGAAGTCCAAACACCCATATATCGAGCGCAACCTTGGTTCTGTTGTCAGCATCATTAGGCATTCCATGCAGAATGCAGCTGCATTTGAACCCGTGGCCAAGAAACTCAAGGAAGAATACATCGAAATT ATGGCTGCAAGAAATGCTAGAAATGCAGATGCCCAGGAAGCAGCAGAAGCTGCAGTAAATGAAAATGTTAGTAATGCTGCAGAAGGTGACACTTTTGAAAAGGAAGTGGGAAACTTTATTGCTGGAGTCAACCAAAATAATAAATTGGACGGGTCTTCT GGTTCCAGAGTAAGCATTGAGGTACAGAAGAAGCCGAGCCGTGCCTTTGGATCGATGTTTGGAAAGAGGAAACTAAATGCTGAATCAAAG GCAACAGAGGAGATTAAGGTGGAACAGATCAAATCTTCTGTGTCCCTTCCATTCCATTCTTTCACTGAAAAACCCGAGTCTTCACGTCCTGTTGTACAAGAAACCTCAAATGTCGAGAAGCTTCCGGATGTTTCGCCTGCAACAACCACCTCTAAACCGGAAAACGACATTATTTTGCTGGAATCTGATTCCAATGGGGAGGAGGAGCCAGCAGGTGCTCCGGAATCAACAGCCGCCAATGATCAGAGCGGGGAGGGCAAAACGGAAGATGAAGACAAAGTGATATTGTTGGATTCCGATTCCGGTTCTGATGAGCGGAATCATGGGGATGAGGGGAATGTGTCACTGTCGGATCTTTCTTCAAGCTTCCAGAAGTTGAACCAGGGTGGTGAGGATTCCTCGGGGCTTGTGAAGGTGACACCATTTGATTATGAGGCAGCAAGGAAAGAAGTAGGGTTTGGGGAAGGCGGTTCAGGTAGGGCTGAAGGGGAAGATGGTAAGAAGGGTAAGCGTGAAAAGAAGAAGTCGGGTGGTGGTCGTAAGGAGGCTGCTGGCGAAAGGAGTGGAGATTTTCAGTTGGGTAGGCGGCGGCAAGCTTTTCCGGCGACTGGTAACCGGAGTTCAACTTTCCGGTGA
- the LOC111899780 gene encoding protein VAPYRIN, whose protein sequence is MDRLISLEPSNMVVIRIEHGQKCSGELTLKNVMYTMPVAFRLQPVNKARYTVKPQSGIISPLTTLTVEITYDFHQNSSLPTSVPYCDDTFLLHSVVVPGAAMKNPSSTHDSVPNDWFTARKKQVFVDSGIRVMFVGSVVMASLVKNGSIDEIRDVLEKSDPISRAVDSVDNEGQPLLHLAIGQSRPDLVQLMLEFEPDIEARNRLGSTPLEAAAASGESLIVELLLAHRASTERSETSTWGAIHLAAGGGHVDVLRLLLLKGADVNMMTKDGNTGLHLAVEEHRRDCARLLLASGAQVNIRNSGDGDTPLHIAAALGDEYMVKLLLQKGAYKDIRNQSRKTAYEVAAEQGHTKLFDALGLGDRLCVAARKGEVRTINRILESGALINGQDQHGWTVLHRASFKGRTEVVRFLIEKGVDINLRDEDGYTALHCAVESGHVDVLELLVKKGADVDARTSKGATAMQIAESLNYSGIKRVLIQGGASKDEFTHVTKIAPAFAGKNGGRSEKDMGSMKKRNARAKALRDSFDLSSTPLAAI, encoded by the coding sequence ATGGATAGATTGATCAGTTTAGAGCCATCTAACATGGTTGTAATACGAATCGAACACGGTCAAAAGTGTTCAGGTGAGCTGACTTTGAAAAACGTTATGTACACCATGCCGGTGGCTTTCCGGCTGCAACCGGTCAACAAGGCTCGTTACACGGTCAAACCACAATCCGGGATTATATCTCCATTAACAACTCTCACAGTTGAGATCACTTACGACTTCCATCAGAATTCAAGTCTCCCGACTTCGGTCCCTTACTGTGATGACACGTTCTTGTTGCACAGTGTGGTGGTTCCCGGTGCAGCCATGAAGAATCCTTCATCCACTCATGATTCGGTCCCTAATGATTGGTTTACCGCAAGAAAGAAGCAAGTGTTTGTTGATAGTGGGATTCGTGTCATGTTTGTGGGGTCCGTAGTCATGGCTAGCCTCGTGAAGAACGGATCTATAGATGAAATAAGAGATGTTTTGGAGAAAAGTGATCCGATTTCGAGAGCGGTTGACTCTGTCGATAACGAAGGTCAACCGCTGCTCCATTTAGCGATCGGTCAAAGCCGACCCGACCTGGTTCAACTCATGCTCGAGTTTGAACCAGATATCGAGGCGCGGAACCGGTTAGGTTCGACCCCACTCGAGGCGGCCGCCGCCTCGGGTGAGAGTTTGATTGTGGAGCTGTTGCTGGCCCATCGGGCTAGCACAGAGAGGTCGGAGACATCCACGTGGGGCGCCATCCACCTGGCGGCAGGTGGTGGACATGTGGATGTTCTCCGGCTTCTTTTACTTAAAGGCGCTGATGtcaatatgatgacaaaagatGGGAACACGGGTTTACATCTGGCGGTGGAGGAACATAGGAGGGACTGCGCGCGGTTGCTGTTGGCTAGCGGTGCTCAGGTTAATATTCGAAACTCCGGCGACGGTGACACCCCGTTGCATATTGCCGCCGCCCTTGGAGATGAGTACATGGTGAAGCTTCTGTTACAAAAGGGGGCTTATAAAGACATCAGAAACCAATCGAGGAAGACAGCGTATGAGGTGGCAGCTGAACAGGGACACACGAAGCTTTTTGATGCACTCGGGCTTGGTGACAGGTTGTGTGTGGCTGCAAGAAAAGGTGAGGTGAGAACCATTAACCGGATTCTTGAAAGTGGAGCTTTGATCAATGGTCAAGACCAGCATGGTTGGACCGTGTTGCACCGGGCCTCGTTCAAGGGTCGAACCGAGGTGGTTAGGTTTTTGATTGAGAAAGGAGTTGATATCAATTTGAGAGATGAAGATGGTTACACAGCTTTGCATTGTGCTGTTGAATCTGGACATGTGGATGTGCTTGAATTGTTGGTTAAGAAGGGTGCTGACGTGGACGCGAGGACCAGTAAGGGTGCGACAGCTATGCAGATCGCGGAGTCGTTGAACTATTCGGGGATCAAAAGAGTTTTGATTCAAGGAGGTGCAAGTAAGGATGAATTCACACATGTTACTAAAATTGCACCAGCATTTGCAGGTAAAAATGGCGGGAGGTCAGAGAAGGATATGGGGTCAATGAAGAAGAGGAATGCTAGAGCAAAAGCACTTCGTGATAGCTTTGATCTATCTTCTACACCATTGGCTGCCATTTGA
- the LOC128132451 gene encoding uncharacterized protein LOC128132451 yields the protein MIKNDAQAGVPKKAAPLVTPIVTQPPFPSRLSTSKKNMEEKEILDTFRKVEVNIPLLDAIKQIPRYAKFLKELCTNKRKLKGNEKILMNENASAVLQRKLPPKCKDPGMFTVPCKIGDVTFSSAMLDLGASINVMPYSVYESLNVGPLSETGVIISLADKSSVFPRGVLEDVLVQVNQLVFPADFYVIDLDEQVSSKSALILLGRPFLKTARTKIDVYAGSLTMEFDANYSRIV from the exons ATGATCAAGAATGATGCACAAGCCGGAGTTCCAAAGAAGGCTGCCCCTCTAGTAACACCAATAGTCACTCAACCACCGTTCCCCTCCCGACTTTCAACTTCAAAGAAGaatatggaggagaaagagattttGGACACCTTCCGAAAGGTGGAAGTAAACATCCCTCTACTTGACGCAATCAAGCAAATCCCGAGATATGCAAAGTTCTTGAAAGAACTTTGTaccaacaagaggaagttgaagggaaatgagaaaattttgatgaatgaaaacgcatccgcggttttacaaaggaaacttCCACCCAAATGCAAAGATCCCGGAATGTTCACGGTTCCTTGCAAGATTGGGGATGTCACTTTTAGTAGTGCTATGCTTGATCTTGGTGCTTCTATCAATGTCATGCCCTATTCGGTATATGAATCATTAAATGTCGGACCCTTAAGTGAAACCGGTGTCATAATCTCTCTTGCGGATAAATCGAGTGTCTTTCCTAGAGGTGTTTTAGAAGATGTCCTAGTGCAAGTGAACCAATTAGTCTTCCCggcggatttctatgtgattgatctAGATGAGCAAGTGTCCTCCAAATCGGCTCTAATCTTGCTTGGGAGACCGTTTTTGAAGACGGCTAGGACAAAGATCGATGTGTATGCGGGAAGTTTGACAATGGAGTTTGATG ccAATTACTCAAGAATTGTTTGA
- the LOC111899777 gene encoding uncharacterized protein LOC111899777, which yields MAAAALTPTSTLLLLCILYAVLWISLCSDQKLTTLKGIEVGNPAIEVIPAPIYGPSGGSGDVLFCGRVSVSGVSRLKLQHYASVYQVTLVPSVLIPKQWHNKIQVCFQRNSSLGLCQCEKDDWRSLQNGLWSSTMSPYEQTFVDVKFGDGVSGSVTVSLDEVQQKWRYILLAVGFVLLFLAPFVSEWVPFYYTSSMAIGVLAVVLILLYQARKLLPTGRRNAFYLGIMSTVLGAGSFVVHSLSAFLNSFLQNFGISQEVQNPVSVFVVLGIILLGAGFGYWLVRKYIISEDGEVDVGVAQFIKWSMRVVAVTCIILSTKDTPLAMAAVGSCLGLYYMITKMKWHYHESLRAESYSGKQNLWGKSKQTTPNHGKPEFLSRSKKNTPSRSGQMNSFRWSNSNSPTTKGISSGSGRQGDVYSTFHKTPNRRKFSKKEWEEFTEESTRESIAELASTPEFTDWVINNADRIKLLPEDNSDGSGSGSDSTDEYHNNVQQSGTGQGFFNWQMRK from the exons ATGGCTGCTGCCGCTCTTACTCCTACTTCCACGCTTCTTCTCTTGTGCATTCTCTATGCTGTTCTTTGGATCTCACTTTGCTCCGATCAGAAGCTTACTACACTTAAAG GAATTGAGGTTGGGAATCCAGCTATAGAAGTCATTCCAGCGCCAATTTATGGCCCTTCTGGAGGATCTGGAGATGTTTTGTTCTGTGGCCGTGTTTCAGTATCTGGTGTATCCCGATTGAAACTCCAGCATTATGCAAGTGTCTATCAGGTTACATTGGTCCCTTCAGTATTGATCCCTAAGCAATGGCACAACAAGATTCAAGTTTGCTTTCAACG GAATTCGTCACTAGGATTATGCCAGTGTGAAAAGGATGATTGGAGATCTCTTCAAAATGGGTTATGGAGTTCCACTATGTCACCTTACGAGCAGACTTTTGTTGATGTGAAGTTTGGTGATGGGGTTTCTGGTTCTGTAACTGTCAGTCTTGATGAAG TGCAACAAAAATGGCGTTACATATTGCTAGCTGTGGGATTTGTTTTACTGTTTTTGGCACCATTTGTCAGTGAATGGGTCCCCTTTTACTACACCAGTTCTATGGCCATTGGAGTTCTAGCTGTTGTTCTCATACTACTTTATCag GCAAGGAAATTGCTGCCAACTGGCAGGAGAAATGCATTTTACCTCGGTATAATGTCCACAGTA CTTGGAGCAGGATCTTTTGTGGTGCATAGCCTCTCAGCATTTCTGAATTCATTTCTCCAAAACTTTGGGATAAGCCAAGAAGTCCAGAACCCA GTTTCTGTTTTTGTGGTGCTTGGAATCATCTTGTTAGGAGCTGGTTTCGGGTATTGGCTGGTGAGGAAATATATTATTTCTGAAGATGGAGAAGTTGATGTTGGAGTTGCACAATTTATCAAATGGTCCATGCGTGTAGTTGCAGTCACATGTATTATCCTG AGCACTAAAGACACCCCTTTGGCAATGGCTGCAGTGGGGTCTTGTTTGGGTTTATACTACATGATCACAAAGATGAAGTGGCATTACCATGA GAGCTTGAGGGCTGAATCATATTCTGGAAAGCAGAACCTCTGGGGTAAGAGCAAACAAACAACCCCAAACCATGGAAAACCTGAATTCCTTAGTCGTTCAAAAAAGAACACCCCTTCAAGGAGTGGTCAAATGAATAGTTTCAGGTGGTCAAACTCAAACTCTCCCACCACCAAAG GCATATCATCTGGAAGTGGAAGGCAAGGTGATGTTTACTCGACATTTCACAAGACTCCAAACAGGAGGAAGTTTTCAAAGAAGGAATGGGAGGAATTCACAGAGGAATCAACGAGAGAATCAATTGCGGAATTGGCATCGACTCCTGAATTCACGGATTGGGTAATCAACAATGCTGATAGAATCAAACTCCTTCCAGAAGATAATTCCGATGGAAGCGGAAGCGGATCGGATTCTACTGATGAGTATCATAATAATGTGCAACAGAGTGGAACTGGCCAAGGCTTTTTTAACTGGCAAATGCGAAAGTGA